The following proteins are encoded in a genomic region of Chelmon rostratus isolate fCheRos1 chromosome 3, fCheRos1.pri, whole genome shotgun sequence:
- the LOC121604349 gene encoding C-type lectin domain family 4 member M-like: MEMVFHGEEDEKSMANKSTHDASAGDVELQSGSDEEHKVTVAAPGAEDVKKSSYRAAAVCLGLLCLLLLFGLITLVSQYTKSNSEREMETVLLQTSYNNLAEERDQLQTSYNNLAEGRDQLQTSYNNLMEERNQLQTSFNNLAEGRDQLQTSYNNLAEGRDQLQTSYNNLAEERDQLQTSSNNLTKERDQLQERFAVLTKNRNDLQRKLQDTEASWKNMTKETDDLKRILKNFEWTYFRGSFYHVSSTKKTWQESRDDCLLKGADLMIINSKEEEAFSRQFKKYMWIGLTDTETEGAWKWVDGTPVTERYWGSGEPNGGRNENCGNIKRYDAEKSWNDEDCSYSCFWICEKKFLP; the protein is encoded by the exons ATGGAGATGGTTTTCCacggagaggaagatgagaagtCTATGGCAAATAAAAGCACCCATGATGCTTCAGCGGGGGATGTTGAATTACAGAGCGGATCTGATGAAGAGCATAAAGTGACTGTTGCAGCACCAG GTGCTGAAGATGTAAAGAAGAGCTcctacagagctgctgcagtgtgtctgggtctgctgtgtcttctcctcctgtttggACTCATAACTCTGGTTTCCCAAT acaccaagAGCAACTCTGAGCGGGAAATGGAGACGGTCCTGTTGCAGACCAGTTACAACAACCTGGCGGAAGAAAGAGACCAGCTACAGACCAGTTATAACAACCTGGCTGAAGGAAGAGACCAGTTACAGACCAGCTACAACAACCTGATGGAAGAAAGAAACCAGTTACAGACTAGTTTCAACAACCTGGCTGAAGGAAGAGACCAGTTACAGACCAGTTACAACAACCTGGCTGAAGGAAGAGACCAGTTACAGACCAGCTACAACAACCTGGCAGAAGAAAGAGACCAGTTACAGACCAGTAGCAACAACCTGACTAAGGAAAGAGACCAGCTGCAAGAAAGATTTGCAGTTctgaccaaaaacagaaatgatctTCAGAGAAAGCTTCAAG aTACTGAGGCCAGCTGGAAAAACATGACGAAGGAGACAGATGACCTGAAGAGGATTCTGAAGAACTTCG AATGGACATATTTCAGAGGAAGTTTCTATCACGTTTCTTCTACCAAGAAAACCTGGCAAGAGAGTAGAGATGACTGCCTCCTGAAAGGTGCAGACCTGATGATTatcaacagcaaagaagaagag GCTTTCTCAAGACAGTTTAAGAAGTACATGTGGATTGGCCTGACTGACACGGAGACAGAGGGAGCATGGAAATGGGTGGATGGGACCCCAGTAACCGAAAG gtacTGGGGTTCTGGGGAGCCGAACggaggaagaaatgaaaactgTGGGAATATAAAGCGCTATGATGCTGAAAAGAGCTGGAATGATGAAGACTGTTCTTATTCATGCTTCTGGATCTGTGAAAAGAAATTCCTTCCATAA